One Ostrea edulis chromosome 2, xbOstEdul1.1, whole genome shotgun sequence genomic region harbors:
- the LOC125680940 gene encoding uncharacterized protein LOC125680940 — MTNDYSFEMDQEQDDSCPICAYKFSTPDRVPKILRCYHTICCPCIDNIIASTPSNPDSSVKCPICRQDFVIPRNGVNGFFTNYFKSAPHQEETCDVCGALDIRKLKLCSECNSTLCSACHNSHHHQDKKKHCDIDEDSDEETNGRDLRLLGNTFRSSVKSAFFGSLSTSFKCNNFERIRKIIPDDKNECWVLTNRPFVTKFSRSGKEMYRKYVENVLQDIAQFSDGTLVLAFSSGEILLLNGEELRQAINTESVPTSLYTYEDGRLLIAIQPHSGNTHMNNSGLIMTDQMMKKIQPLDVNVDLREVPSITVNEKTGQIALCETSKKCVFFVETSKTFKYPRIKKYTGQGGLKRLEQTEDRINITSSNHFHPRSIARDQNDNIFVLDAGTNLIHVLDEEASLQSIVLANLSGSISCFNVDTHENLWIGDVSGQIRVFRLEFHNFLGPEENSHGAIEGFSSHLSDSTTRVSLEDLRRLGLMRVTRSSVGELELPGLDLGGGLEGLLRSQSGSNREDVSRIRDNFIRNVF, encoded by the coding sequence ATGACCAACGATTATTCTTTTGAAATGGATCAGGAACAAGACGACTCGTGTCCAATATGTGCTTATAAGTTTTCCACACCAGACAGAGTTCCGAAAATCTTGCGTTGCTATCACACGATCTGTTGTCCGTGTATCGACAACATTATCGCCTCCACTCCATCAAATCCAGATTCCTCCGTAAAGTGCCCAATCTGTAGGCAGGACTTCGTCATTCCGAGGAATGGTGTCAATGGATTTTTCACCAATTATTTCAAATCCGCCCCACATCAAGAAGAGACCTGTGACGTATGTGGTGCCCTTGATATCCGAAAGCTAAAACTCTGTAGTGAGTGCAACAGCACCCTCTGTAGTGCGTGTCATAACAGCCACCATCACCAAGACAAGAAAAAACACTGTGATATTGACGAGGACAGTGACGAAGAAACTAATGGGCGTGACTTGCGTCTACTTGGTAACACTTTCCGCAGTTCCGTGAAGTCCGCTTTCTTTGGCTCTCTCAGCACGTCATTCAAATGTAATAATTTTGAACGTATTAGAAAGATAATTCCTGATGATAAAAACGAGTGTTGGGTTCTCACGAACAGACCTTTCGTGACAAAGTTTTCGCGTAGTGGCAAGGAGATGTACAGAAAATATGTCGAAAATGTTCTTCAAGACATTGCTCAGTTTAGTGATGGAACACTAGTATTAGCCTTCTCCAGCGGCGAAATTCTGTTGTTGAATGGAGAAGAACTGAGGCAGGCGATAAACACCGAGAGTGTTCCAACGTCATTATACACGTACGAAGACGGTCGGTTACTGATTGCTATCCAGCCTCATTCTGGGAACACCCATATGAATAACAGTGGTCTAATTATGACTGATCAAATGATGAAAAAGATCCAGCCACTTGATGTCAATGTTGATTTGCGAGAAGTCCCGTCCATCACCGTGAACGAGAAAACGGGGCAGATTGCTCTCTGTGAAACGTCTAAAAAGTGTGTTTTTTTCGTAGAAACCAGTAAAACGTTCAAGTACCCGAGAATCAAGAAGTACACTGGTCAAGGAGGGCTGAAAAGACTCGAGCAAACGGAGGACCGCATCAATATCACCTCCAGTAATCATTTCCACCCGCGGTCCATTGCAAGGGACCAAAACGACAACATCTTTGTTCTGGACGCGGGCACTAACCTTATCCACGTACTGGATGAAGAGGCCTCGCTACAATCCATTGTTTTAGCAAATCTCTCTGGAAGCATAAGCTGTTTTAACGTAGATACACACGAGAATTTGTGGATTGGCGACGTTTCCGGACAGATTAGAGTGTTCAGACTAGAGTTTCACAACTTCCTTGGACCAGAGGAGAATTCACATGGAGCTATCGAAGGCTTCTCATCACATCTGTCGGACAGTACCACAAGAGTGTCATTAGAAGACCTCCGCAGATTGGGGTTAATGAGAGTAACACGATCGAGTGTCGGGGAACTAGAGCTGCCAGGTTTGGATCTTGGGGGTGGACTTGAAGGCCTGCTGCGATCACAGTCGGGATCGAATCGTGAGGATGTGTCTCGAATTCGTGATAATTTCATCAGGAACGTATTCTAA